A stretch of DNA from Gottschalkia acidurici 9a:
GTGTATAGGTACTGATAGGTCTACAGGTGATTCACTAGGTCCTCTTATTGGACATAAGCTTTTTAATAGCTTAAAGTCATATGAGAACATTCATGTCTTTGGAACTCTTAATGAACCTGTTCATGCTAAAAATCTAAACAATAATATTGAACGTATAAAGTCTAGCTTCAGTAATCCTTTTATTATAGCGATAGATGCCTGCCTTGGTTCTAAGGATAAAATTGGTTTTATTAATATTGTGAATGGCCCTTTGTCACCAGGATCTGGTGTTAATAAGACACTTCCTGCTGTAGGTGATATTAGTATCTTAGGTATAGTTAATATCTCTGGTTTTATGGAATATATGGTTCTACAAAGTACAAGATTAAGTCTTGTTATGAAAATAGCTGATATTATTGCATCTAGTTTTGTAGTCTCACTTTGGAAGTTATCTAAAGATAATTTAGTATTTAAAGTTAAAGATAATAAAGTACTTTAAGACAAAAGAGAGTTCTTAATATTAAGAACTCTCTTTTATAAACTCGACTTTTATCAAATTGCTATTTGCTTTTTAGACGACTATTTTATGCCACTATAATTTGCTTTTCATTAGTAAAAATATTATCCTCTCAATCCTAATGGACTATAGACTTTATTATTTATCATATTATCTATATCCTCTATTGTTTTACCTGTTGCATTAATTAATATTGCACCATTATTATTCAAAATATTTTCCCCGACGTCCATTATTTGATTATGATAATTTACATTAGCCCCATCTGCCATGTAGACTATTGCATCTATATCTACTCCTGTTTCCATATCAACTACACTATGTCCTAATTCATTTAATCCTTTTTTTATATTTTCTAAGTCACTTTGAACTAAAACATTTTTTTTCATAAAAAACACCCCTAACTTTAAGATATGTTTATTATCTTCTTTAGGGGCTTATGCTATTCATAATTTATTTTATTATATTATTTTTATGCTGTTACTTCACCTGGTAGTGACATAGCTCTATCTAAAGCTTGCATTTCTTCTACTGATAATGGATAAGTAGACTTTCCATCTACTATAGGTTTGGCATATACATTACTCTCATCTTTAGCATATATATTTGTTATTACAAATCCATTTGAATTTTCATCTAGTAAAGCTATAGAAAAACTTAGGTCACTTCCCATATCATTAAATGCGTTGTATCTAATAAATCCAACTTTCTGTATAGATACCTTTAACTTATCATTCATCTCTCGATATCTAAACTCTAAATTTCTCACTCCATCCTTTACAGCTCCTAGTTCTTGAAGATAGGTTATTAGAGTATCTTCCAAAGATTCTGATTTTTCTAACTGAAGAAGCCTACTTAAATCTTTATATTTTTTGGCCATAAGTGCTATCTTAGCTCTGTTAATTGCATTAAAAATTAATAAAATAATACTAACTATAACAAGTACAAATACTATTTCAAAACTATAGGTAGCAAAAATATTTTTTAAATAACCCATATAATAGTTCATATGTTTCTCCTTTCCCTTGTCTATAAAAAGCCTCTTATATTTCTTCTATTATTTGTTTTATAGCTGTTATTGCTAAATCTATTTCTTCTTTAGTGTTAGAATATCCGATACTAAATCTTATGGTTCCTTGTTCTAGAGTTCCTATAGTCTTATGAGCTAATGATGCACAGTGTAGTCCTGTCCTTACCCCTATATCAAATATATTATCTAAGACATATCCTACCTCTGAGGAATCCTGATCTTTTATATTTATAGAAATTACCGGTGCTTGTTTTTCTACATCGCAAGGGCCATATATTATTACATCGTTTATTTTTTTTAATTCGTCTAAGAAATACTTAGTTAATTCTTTCTCATGGCTTCTTATATTCTCTATCCCTTTATCTAATATATATTTAACTCCAGCTCCTAGTCCAGCTATTCCTGGTGTATTTGGAGTTCCACTTTCAAATTTATCTGGCATCATTTCTGGTTGAAATAATGATTCAGAACTACTACCAGTTCCACCTTCTTTTATACAATCTAGACATAATCCTTCTTTTATATATATAAATCCTGTTCCCTGTGGTCCTAAAAGACTCTTATGACCTGGTGCCACTAATATATCTATATTCATATATTTTACATCTATATCATATACTCCTGCTGTTTGAGCTCCATCTAATATATAGACTATGTTATTTTCTTTAGCTAACTGGCCTATTTCTTTTATTGGAAATATTGTACCTGTTACGTTTGATGCATGTGTTGTTATTATAGCTTTTGTGTTTTCTTTAATACTATTTTTAATATCATTTATATTTATAAATCCCTTTTCATCACACTGTATAATGGTAGTCTCAACACCTTTTTTTTCTAATGCTTTAAGAGGCCTAAGGACAGAGTTATGCTCCATAGAAGACGTTATAACATGATCTCCTGACTTTAATAATCCCTTAATTGCTATATTTAAGCCTTCAGTTGCATTATTAGTAAATACTATATTCATAGGATTTTCTATATTAAAAAGTTCAGCTAGAATCTCCCTGGTTTCATATATAACTCTTCCTGCTTGTAGTGCTAGCTTGTGTCCTGATCTTCCTGGATTAGCTCCATATTCTTGCAGAGCTTTCATAACTTCTATATAAACACCCTCAGGCTTAGGAAAAGTAGTCGCAGCATTATCAAGATAAACCAATTCTCTTTCTCCCTTCAGAATAAATTAGTTTTAAATAAACATATTAACTATAGAATATTATATTTTTATCTTAATTAAAAGTACTTTTATATTTAAATTTATTTTTTATATTTTTCATATGATCTATTTTTGCGTTATTTTTTACAACAAGTATCTCTCCAAAGATTCCAAATGCTATCTCTTTTAAAGAATCTCCTCCCATATTAAGTCCTATGGGCATATATACTTTTTCTAAACTTTCTTTAGATATGCCTTCTTTCATTAAGTTTTCCTTTATAGTTTTAATTTTTTTACTACTTCCTAACATACCTAAATATTTAGCACCTCTATCTATACAGCTCTTAACTACTATCTCATCTTGCTTATGCTCATGACCTGATGCGACTATATAACATTTCTCATCTATATTATATCTTTTTAAATTCTCCTCTATATCCCCGACATGTAGTTCATCAGCTTCAGGAAATCTATCTTTATTACAAAATTCTTCTCTACTATCAAATATTACGGTATAGAAATCTTGTGATTTAGCTATTTGATATAGTGTGAATCCTACGTGTCCTCCACCTACTATTAGTAATTTTTCTTTAGGATTAAATACTTTTATAAACAATCCTATTTCAACGTCTCCTATTTTGGCTACTTCCGAAACTTCTTGCTTATAACAAAATGTTTCGCTTATTCCCGACTTAAGGCACTCTAATGACTTATTAACTACCTCAAATTCCATCTTTCCTCCACCTACTGTTCCTATAGTGAAGCCGTCTTCAGTCACACACATACTTAATCCTACTCTTGCTGGTGTTACCCCCTTCACATTAGTAACCATCACTAGTGCGATTTTATTATTTTTTTTAATACTTTCGTATACTCTCTTTAAAACTATAGTGTCCATAATACTTACTCCTTATAAGCCTTTAATCTTTTTCATATAAAAGATACCTTCTAAGACACCTCCAGCTATTGATTTGGCTTTGTCAGTTATAGTAAAGCAATGATCTATTTCCGCTCTCGGGTCTATATCAGCTATTTTTAATCCTTCAAAGACATCTATTCCGTTACTTATTAGTCCTCTCAATACTCCGTCTATACTAGCTTTAAGTGGTACCCTATTTTCTCCTATATAAGCTAATATATCATCCTTCTTTACTATATCCCCTATTGATCTTATATTTCTTATTACTCCACTTGCTGGTGAATGCATAACTCTCTCTTTTCCAAATCCACCTATCATACCCGGTATTCCAGTATTTGGCTCTGCACTCCCCTTAGTTATAGCGGTTCCTAGATAATGTCCTCTCTTAGACTCTACTACTACATCTACTTCATCTGGAGCTATAAATCCTGGCCCTATTCCTATAGTTATAGGTGCCATGTCTCTATTCGTTCCTCTATTTTTCTTAGCTATTATTGCATCTACTAATATATCTGGCTTCAATTCTTTTATAATTTCTGCTTTTGAATCTACCATAACTGGTACATGTGCTTTTTCCCAAACGTCATACACATCTTGTAGATTATTTGCCTTTATACATTTGACTCCTTCTACCTCTCCTTCCCCGTCAAATATAGCTTTAGTAAATGCTACCGTTCTTCTTATGACTAGAGGGGTTTCAAGATCTAAATGTAGTACCTTAAATCCGCATCTATGAAGTCTATGTCCTATACCAGTTGCCAAATCTCCTGCACCACGTATAACTACTACATCATTAATCATATTGTCAAATCCCTTCTTTTAAGTTTTCATACTCTTCCCAGGTATCTATATCTATACCTGCTTTATAATTCTCTATATTTATAAATTTTACTTTATCTATAAATTTGTTTATTATTATCTTTCCACCTACATCTCCATCTATATTAAAAAATTCCTCTTTCAAGCTTGTGGGAAAAATTACTGGATTTCCTTTCTTCTCTCCGTAAATAGGAACTATAATTTTATCTTTCTCTTTTCTAAATTCAATTATAAGGTCATCTATGGTATTGGGATCTAAATATGGCTGGTCTCCTACTATAAACATTACCCCTTCAATATCATCATCGATATTCATTAGCCCAAGCTTTACAGACTCACTTTGACCGTTTACAGCATTTTCATTATATATAGACTTTATATTATATCTATCTGCTATTTCTTTTATTTCTTTTTTTCTATATATAATCATTATATCGTCTAACTTAGAAACCTTGCATGCTATTAAAACTTTCTCTATTATAGTACTCCCGTCTATCTCTAATAATAGCTTGTCTCTCTTCATTCTTCTAGAAAATCCTGAGGCCATTATTATACC
This window harbors:
- a CDS encoding XdhC family protein — its product is MDTIVLKRVYESIKKNNKIALVMVTNVKGVTPARVGLSMCVTEDGFTIGTVGGGKMEFEVVNKSLECLKSGISETFCYKQEVSEVAKIGDVEIGLFIKVFNPKEKLLIVGGGHVGFTLYQIAKSQDFYTVIFDSREEFCNKDRFPEADELHVGDIEENLKRYNIDEKCYIVASGHEHKQDEIVVKSCIDRGAKYLGMLGSSKKIKTIKENLMKEGISKESLEKVYMPIGLNMGGDSLKEIAFGIFGEILVVKNNAKIDHMKNIKNKFKYKSTFN
- the mocA gene encoding molybdenum cofactor cytidylyltransferase, whose amino-acid sequence is MIIGIIMASGFSRRMKRDKLLLEIDGSTIIEKVLIACKVSKLDDIMIIYRKKEIKEIADRYNIKSIYNENAVNGQSESVKLGLMNIDDDIEGVMFIVGDQPYLDPNTIDDLIIEFRKEKDKIIVPIYGEKKGNPVIFPTSLKEEFFNIDGDVGGKIIINKFIDKVKFINIENYKAGIDIDTWEEYENLKEGI
- a CDS encoding aminotransferase class V-fold PLP-dependent enzyme; protein product: MVYLDNAATTFPKPEGVYIEVMKALQEYGANPGRSGHKLALQAGRVIYETREILAELFNIENPMNIVFTNNATEGLNIAIKGLLKSGDHVITSSMEHNSVLRPLKALEKKGVETTIIQCDEKGFININDIKNSIKENTKAIITTHASNVTGTIFPIKEIGQLAKENNIVYILDGAQTAGVYDIDVKYMNIDILVAPGHKSLLGPQGTGFIYIKEGLCLDCIKEGGTGSSSESLFQPEMMPDKFESGTPNTPGIAGLGAGVKYILDKGIENIRSHEKELTKYFLDELKKINDVIIYGPCDVEKQAPVISINIKDQDSSEVGYVLDNIFDIGVRTGLHCASLAHKTIGTLEQGTIRFSIGYSNTKEEIDLAITAIKQIIEEI
- the yqeB gene encoding selenium-dependent molybdenum cofactor biosynthesis protein YqeB; the protein is MINDVVVIRGAGDLATGIGHRLHRCGFKVLHLDLETPLVIRRTVAFTKAIFDGEGEVEGVKCIKANNLQDVYDVWEKAHVPVMVDSKAEIIKELKPDILVDAIIAKKNRGTNRDMAPITIGIGPGFIAPDEVDVVVESKRGHYLGTAITKGSAEPNTGIPGMIGGFGKERVMHSPASGVIRNIRSIGDIVKKDDILAYIGENRVPLKASIDGVLRGLISNGIDVFEGLKIADIDPRAEIDHCFTITDKAKSIAGGVLEGIFYMKKIKGL
- a CDS encoding DUF4446 family protein; this encodes MNYYMGYLKNIFATYSFEIVFVLVIVSIILLIFNAINRAKIALMAKKYKDLSRLLQLEKSESLEDTLITYLQELGAVKDGVRNLEFRYREMNDKLKVSIQKVGFIRYNAFNDMGSDLSFSIALLDENSNGFVITNIYAKDESNVYAKPIVDGKSTYPLSVEEMQALDRAMSLPGEVTA
- the yyaC gene encoding spore protease YyaC; translated protein: MSLPFQKENIYVNSESRFARLELNNALLQFITKYYDSNYSDLVIMCIGTDRSTGDSLGPLIGHKLFNSLKSYENIHVFGTLNEPVHAKNLNNNIERIKSSFSNPFIIAIDACLGSKDKIGFINIVNGPLSPGSGVNKTLPAVGDISILGIVNISGFMEYMVLQSTRLSLVMKIADIIASSFVVSLWKLSKDNLVFKVKDNKVL
- a CDS encoding YkuS family protein, which codes for MKKNVLVQSDLENIKKGLNELGHSVVDMETGVDIDAIVYMADGANVNYHNQIMDVGENILNNNGAILINATGKTIEDIDNMINNKVYSPLGLRG